A single region of the Eublepharis macularius isolate TG4126 chromosome 14, MPM_Emac_v1.0, whole genome shotgun sequence genome encodes:
- the GSN gene encoding gelsolin isoform X1: protein MMPVQGFTSLVVAIAVLSAVPVSMVEHAEFLKAGREPGLQIWRIERFDLVPVPRNLYGDFFTGDAYVILNTIRQRSGNLQYDLHFWLGDQCSQDESGAAAIFTVQLDDYLGGKAIQHREVQGHESATFLGYFKTGLKYKAGGVASGFRHVVPNEVTVQRLLQIKGRRTVRATEIPVTWDSFNTGDCFILDLGSNIHQWCGSQSNRFEKLKATQVAKGIRDNERSGRARVYVIDEGSEREEMLQVLGPKPSLPEGTTDDGQADASNRRLAKLYKVSNGAGTMAVSLVADENPFSQAALTSDDCFILDHGTNGKIFVWKGKNANAEERKAALKTASEFITKMGYPRHTQIQVLPESGETPLFKQFFKNWRDRDQTEGLGVAYISGHIAKIEKVPFDAATLHTSPTMAAQHGMEDDGSGNKQIWRIEGSAKVPVDPSNYGQFYGGDSYIILYDYRHGNKQGKIIYTWQGADSSQDEITTSAFLSVQLDEELGGTPVQKRVVQGKEPPHLMSLFGRKPLIVYKGGTSREGGQTSPAATRLFQVRSSTSGATRAVELDPAAKELNSNDVFVLKTPSAAYLWVGQGASDAEKSGAQELLKVLGVSGTQVTEGQEPANFWQALGGRAPYRTSPRLKDKKMDAHPPRLFACSNKSGRFVIEEVPGELTQDDLATDDVMLLDTWDQVFVWIGKDAQEEEKAEAQASATRYIETDPANRDRRTPITVIRQGHEPPTFTGWFLGWEDDFWDTDPLQRALAELDA, encoded by the exons ATGATGCCTGTCCAGGGATTCACCTCCCTCGTGGTGGCTATTGCAGTGCTGTCTGCTGTG CCTGTTAGCATGGTGGAGCACGCCGAATTCCTGAAAGCTGGGCGGGAGCCTGGCCTTCAGATCTGGCGGATCGAGAGGTTCGACCTGGTGCCGGTGCCGAGAAACTTGTACGGAGATTTCTTTACTGGAGATGCCTACGTGATCCTGAACACCATCCGGCAGCGCAGTGGGAATCTGCAGTACGATCTTCATTTCTGGCTGG GGGATCAGTGCAGCCAGGATGAGAGCGGAGCTGCGGCCATCTTCACTGTCCAGTTAGATGATTACCTTGGTGGCAAGGCTATTCAGCATCGGGAGGTGCAAGGACATGAATCTGCCACATTTCTGGGGTACTTTAAAACAGGCCTCAAGTACAAA GCTGGTGGCGTCGCTTCTGGGTTCCGGCATGTTGTTCCCAATGAAGTGACTGTCCAGAGGCTTCTCCAGATCAAAGGCAGGCGAACGGTACGAGCAACGGAGATCCCTGTCACCTGGGACAGCTTCAACACTGGAGACTGCTTCATCTTGGATCTGGGCAGC AATATCCATCAGTGGTGTGGCTCTCAGAGTAACCGGTTTGAAAAGCTGAAGGCCACGCAGGTCGCTAAGGGCATCCGAGACAACGAGCGAAGTGGCCGCGCCAGGGTCTACGTCATAGATGAAGGTTCAGAGAGGGAAGAGATGCTTCAG GTCTTGGGACCCAAGCCCAGCCTTCCCGAGGGCACCACTGATGATGGACAGGCGGATGCATCCAATCGGAGGTTGGCCAAGCTGTACAAG GTGTCTAATGGTGCAGGGACTATGGCGGTCTCTCTGGTAGCGGATGAGAACCCATTCTCCCAGGCTGCCTTGACTTCAGATGACTGCTTTATTCTTGACCATGGCACCAACGGGAAGATCTTTGTCTGGAAAG GTAAAAATGCCAATGCTGAGGAAAGGAAGGCAGCCCTGAAAACCGCCTCAGAATTCATCACCAAGATGGGCTATCCCCGGCACACACAG ATCCAAGTCCTTCCAGAGAGCGGTGAGACTCCCCTGTTCAAGCAGTTCTTCAAGAATTGGCGGGACAGGGACCAGACGGAGGGCCTGGGAGTGGCATACATCTCCGGTCACATAGCCAAGATCGAGAAGGTGCCTTTTGATGCTGCCACACTGCACACCTCCCCGACGATGGCTGCCCAGCATGGTATGGAAGACGATGGCTCTGGGAACAAACAG ATCTGGAGAATAGAAGGTTCTGCCAAAGTGCCTGTAGACCCTTCAAACTATGGCCAGTTCTACGGCGGAGACAGCTACATCATCTTGTATGATTACCGGCATGGAAACAAGCAAGGGAAAATCATCTATACTTG GCAGGGTGCTGATTCTTCCCAAGATGAGATTACAACTTCAGCTTTTCTTAGTGTTCAACTGGATGAAGAGCTTGGTGGCACTCCCGTACAG AAACGAGTGGTCCAGGGCAAAGAACCACCTCATCTCATGAGCTTGTTTGGCAGGAAACCTTTGATTGTTTACAAGGGTGGCACCTCCAGAGAAGGTGGGCAGACGAGCCCAGCAGCAACACGGCTGTTCCAAGTCCGGTCCAGCACTTCTGGAGCTACCAGAGCAGTAGAG CTGGATCCAGCAGCCAAAGAGCTCAATTCCAACGATGTCTTCGTATTAAAAACTCCCTCAGCTGCTTACCTCTGGGTAGGCCAAGGAGCCAGCGATGCTGAGAAATCTGGGGCCCAGGAGCTGTTGAAGGTTCTGGGTGTGAGCGGGACCCAGGTTACTGAAGGTCAAGAACCAG CCAACTTCTGGCAAGCTCTGGGTGGAAGAGCCCCTTACCGCACTTCCCCACGGCTGAAGGACAAGAAAATGGATGCTCATCCCCCTAGGCTCTTTGCCTGCTCCAACAAGAGTGGACGCTTTGTT ATTGAAGAAGTCCCTGGGGAACTGACCCAAGATGATTTGGCTACAGATGATGTGATGCTGTTGGACACCTGGGACCAG gTCTTTGTGTGGATCGGAAAAGATgcccaggaggaggagaaggcagagGCTCAGGCATCAG CAACAAGGTACATTGAGACTGATCCTGCGAACCGCGACAGAAGAACTCCTATCACCGTCATCCGTCAAGGACATGAACCACCTACCTTCACTGGCTGGTTCCTGGGCTGGGAAGACGATTTCTGGGATACTGATCCTCTGCAGAGGGCTCTGGCAGAGCTCGATGCATAA
- the GSN gene encoding gelsolin isoform X2 encodes MVEHAEFLKAGREPGLQIWRIERFDLVPVPRNLYGDFFTGDAYVILNTIRQRSGNLQYDLHFWLGDQCSQDESGAAAIFTVQLDDYLGGKAIQHREVQGHESATFLGYFKTGLKYKAGGVASGFRHVVPNEVTVQRLLQIKGRRTVRATEIPVTWDSFNTGDCFILDLGSNIHQWCGSQSNRFEKLKATQVAKGIRDNERSGRARVYVIDEGSEREEMLQVLGPKPSLPEGTTDDGQADASNRRLAKLYKVSNGAGTMAVSLVADENPFSQAALTSDDCFILDHGTNGKIFVWKGKNANAEERKAALKTASEFITKMGYPRHTQIQVLPESGETPLFKQFFKNWRDRDQTEGLGVAYISGHIAKIEKVPFDAATLHTSPTMAAQHGMEDDGSGNKQIWRIEGSAKVPVDPSNYGQFYGGDSYIILYDYRHGNKQGKIIYTWQGADSSQDEITTSAFLSVQLDEELGGTPVQKRVVQGKEPPHLMSLFGRKPLIVYKGGTSREGGQTSPAATRLFQVRSSTSGATRAVELDPAAKELNSNDVFVLKTPSAAYLWVGQGASDAEKSGAQELLKVLGVSGTQVTEGQEPANFWQALGGRAPYRTSPRLKDKKMDAHPPRLFACSNKSGRFVIEEVPGELTQDDLATDDVMLLDTWDQVFVWIGKDAQEEEKAEAQASATRYIETDPANRDRRTPITVIRQGHEPPTFTGWFLGWEDDFWDTDPLQRALAELDA; translated from the exons ATGGTGGAGCACGCCGAATTCCTGAAAGCTGGGCGGGAGCCTGGCCTTCAGATCTGGCGGATCGAGAGGTTCGACCTGGTGCCGGTGCCGAGAAACTTGTACGGAGATTTCTTTACTGGAGATGCCTACGTGATCCTGAACACCATCCGGCAGCGCAGTGGGAATCTGCAGTACGATCTTCATTTCTGGCTGG GGGATCAGTGCAGCCAGGATGAGAGCGGAGCTGCGGCCATCTTCACTGTCCAGTTAGATGATTACCTTGGTGGCAAGGCTATTCAGCATCGGGAGGTGCAAGGACATGAATCTGCCACATTTCTGGGGTACTTTAAAACAGGCCTCAAGTACAAA GCTGGTGGCGTCGCTTCTGGGTTCCGGCATGTTGTTCCCAATGAAGTGACTGTCCAGAGGCTTCTCCAGATCAAAGGCAGGCGAACGGTACGAGCAACGGAGATCCCTGTCACCTGGGACAGCTTCAACACTGGAGACTGCTTCATCTTGGATCTGGGCAGC AATATCCATCAGTGGTGTGGCTCTCAGAGTAACCGGTTTGAAAAGCTGAAGGCCACGCAGGTCGCTAAGGGCATCCGAGACAACGAGCGAAGTGGCCGCGCCAGGGTCTACGTCATAGATGAAGGTTCAGAGAGGGAAGAGATGCTTCAG GTCTTGGGACCCAAGCCCAGCCTTCCCGAGGGCACCACTGATGATGGACAGGCGGATGCATCCAATCGGAGGTTGGCCAAGCTGTACAAG GTGTCTAATGGTGCAGGGACTATGGCGGTCTCTCTGGTAGCGGATGAGAACCCATTCTCCCAGGCTGCCTTGACTTCAGATGACTGCTTTATTCTTGACCATGGCACCAACGGGAAGATCTTTGTCTGGAAAG GTAAAAATGCCAATGCTGAGGAAAGGAAGGCAGCCCTGAAAACCGCCTCAGAATTCATCACCAAGATGGGCTATCCCCGGCACACACAG ATCCAAGTCCTTCCAGAGAGCGGTGAGACTCCCCTGTTCAAGCAGTTCTTCAAGAATTGGCGGGACAGGGACCAGACGGAGGGCCTGGGAGTGGCATACATCTCCGGTCACATAGCCAAGATCGAGAAGGTGCCTTTTGATGCTGCCACACTGCACACCTCCCCGACGATGGCTGCCCAGCATGGTATGGAAGACGATGGCTCTGGGAACAAACAG ATCTGGAGAATAGAAGGTTCTGCCAAAGTGCCTGTAGACCCTTCAAACTATGGCCAGTTCTACGGCGGAGACAGCTACATCATCTTGTATGATTACCGGCATGGAAACAAGCAAGGGAAAATCATCTATACTTG GCAGGGTGCTGATTCTTCCCAAGATGAGATTACAACTTCAGCTTTTCTTAGTGTTCAACTGGATGAAGAGCTTGGTGGCACTCCCGTACAG AAACGAGTGGTCCAGGGCAAAGAACCACCTCATCTCATGAGCTTGTTTGGCAGGAAACCTTTGATTGTTTACAAGGGTGGCACCTCCAGAGAAGGTGGGCAGACGAGCCCAGCAGCAACACGGCTGTTCCAAGTCCGGTCCAGCACTTCTGGAGCTACCAGAGCAGTAGAG CTGGATCCAGCAGCCAAAGAGCTCAATTCCAACGATGTCTTCGTATTAAAAACTCCCTCAGCTGCTTACCTCTGGGTAGGCCAAGGAGCCAGCGATGCTGAGAAATCTGGGGCCCAGGAGCTGTTGAAGGTTCTGGGTGTGAGCGGGACCCAGGTTACTGAAGGTCAAGAACCAG CCAACTTCTGGCAAGCTCTGGGTGGAAGAGCCCCTTACCGCACTTCCCCACGGCTGAAGGACAAGAAAATGGATGCTCATCCCCCTAGGCTCTTTGCCTGCTCCAACAAGAGTGGACGCTTTGTT ATTGAAGAAGTCCCTGGGGAACTGACCCAAGATGATTTGGCTACAGATGATGTGATGCTGTTGGACACCTGGGACCAG gTCTTTGTGTGGATCGGAAAAGATgcccaggaggaggagaaggcagagGCTCAGGCATCAG CAACAAGGTACATTGAGACTGATCCTGCGAACCGCGACAGAAGAACTCCTATCACCGTCATCCGTCAAGGACATGAACCACCTACCTTCACTGGCTGGTTCCTGGGCTGGGAAGACGATTTCTGGGATACTGATCCTCTGCAGAGGGCTCTGGCAGAGCTCGATGCATAA